Proteins encoded by one window of Musa acuminata AAA Group cultivar baxijiao chromosome BXJ2-9, Cavendish_Baxijiao_AAA, whole genome shotgun sequence:
- the LOC135623751 gene encoding ras-related protein RABB1c-like produces the protein MSYAYLFKYIIIGDTGVGKSCLLLQFTDKRFQPVHDLTIGVEFGARMITIDNKPIKLQIWDTAGQESFRSITRSYYRGAAGALLVYDITRRETFNHLASWLEEARQHANSNMTIMLIGNKCDLAHRRAVSTEEGEQFAKEHGLIFMEASAKTAQNVEEAFISTAATIYKKIQDGVFDVSNESYGIKVGYGGTAAPSGGRDGSSAQAGGCCS, from the exons ATGTCGTACGCGTACCTCTTCAAATACATCATCATCGGCGATACAG GAGTGGGGAAATCATGTCTTCTTCTGCAATTTACGGACAAGCGTTTCCAACCAGTACATGACTTAACAATTGGTGTTGAATTTGGAGCCAGAATGATAACCATTGACAACAAGCCCATCAAGTTGCAGATCTGGGACACG GCAGGTCAGGAATCGTTTAGGTCAATTACCAGATCCTATTATAGAGGTGCAGCTGGTGCACTGCTTGTCTACGACATCACTAG GAGGGAGACATTCAATCATCTTGCAAGCTGGCTGGAAGAAGCAAGGCAACATGCCAATTCTAATATGACAATCATGCTAATTGGTAACAAATGTGACCTGGCTCACAGAAGAGCTGTCAGCACTGAGGAAGGAGAACAATTTGCCAAAGAGCATGGATTAATCTTCATGGAGGCCTCAGCAAAAACTGCGCAGAATGTTGAGGAG GCATTTATTAGCACTGCAGCAACAATAtacaaaaaaatccaggatggcgTGTTTGATGTATCAAATGAG TCATATGGAATCAAAGTCGGATATGGAGGAACTGCAGCTCCATCAGGGGGAAGGGATGGGTCCTCAGCTCAAGCTGGTGGTTGCTGCAGTTGA